A genomic stretch from Coffea eugenioides isolate CCC68of unplaced genomic scaffold, Ceug_1.0 ScVebR1_763;HRSCAF=1494, whole genome shotgun sequence includes:
- the LOC113758840 gene encoding uncharacterized protein LOC113758840 produces the protein MALEMEIKELIAFSDSDLLVHQTLKQWITKDSKILPYHCSLLTLAKQFRNLEFRHLPRARNAFADALATLASMIQYPDELRIEPIPIQLQDKPAHCWVVDKSSDNVPWYNDLKEFLKTGSYPLHAKTKDKNFL, from the coding sequence atggctttggaaatggaaatcaaagagTTGATAGCTTTCAGCGATTCAGATTTGCTTGTACATCAAACCTTGAAacagtggataaccaaagattcaaaaattctgcCCTACCATTGCAGTCTGCTTactctggccaagcaatttcgaaatttggagttcagacatctTCCACGTGCCCGAAACGCATTTGCCGATGCTTTGGCCACTTTAGCTTCTATGATCCAATATCCTGATGAATTGAGGATCGAGCCAATTCcgattcaacttcaagacaaACCTGCCCACTGTTGGGTTGTAGACAAGTCCTCCGACAATGTTCCGTGGTATAATGATCTTAAGGAGTTTCTCAAAACAGGATCTTACCCTCTGCATGCTAAGACAAAGGACAAGaattttctgc